A portion of the Gorilla gorilla gorilla isolate KB3781 chromosome X, NHGRI_mGorGor1-v2.1_pri, whole genome shotgun sequence genome contains these proteins:
- the CXHXorf51B gene encoding LOW QUALITY PROTEIN: uncharacterized protein CXorf51B homolog (The sequence of the model RefSeq protein was modified relative to this genomic sequence to represent the inferred CDS: inserted 1 base in 1 codon): MAKVTSEPQKPNEDVDEQTPATSSTKGRKKGKTPRQRRSRSGVKGLKTTMKAKRPLRGSSSQKACETNTPAGKPKKARGPILRGRYHRLKEKMKKESXDKDQSETSAL; encoded by the exons ATGGCAAAGGTGACCAGTGAACCACAGAAGCCTAATGAAGATGTGGACGAACAGACCCCAGCAACCTCAAGTAccaaagggaggaagaaggggaagacACCCCGTCAACGAAGGTCCAGAAGTGGCGTTAAG GGCCTAAAGACCACCATGAAGGCGAAAAGACCCCTTCGAGGGAGCTCGAGCCAAAAAGCCTGTGAAACTAACACCCCTGCAGGAAAACCTAAGAAAGCTAGAGGACCAATACTGCGTGGTCGTTATCACCggctgaaagaaaaaatgaagaaagaga TCGACAAAGACCAAAGCGAGACCTCAGCTCTGTGA